ttCACTGAGAATACACTACATATGATGAAGAAACCATACAGCCACAGCTCCATACTATTTGTCAAACAGAGAACTGATAGTATATACTCGTTGTTGGGCTGAGATTGTGGGGGGGTCTGTGGGTGTCTTTTGTCAATTCCTCATGTCTAACtcattagctaggtttccatccaattggccaCAGATTTCTGTGCgaatattcaaaaatctgcataaaagCAATGTATGCATTTTACCACCAGAGATGAGTTTCCATCAAATGTACTTTttgcggataaaaggctgtgtgtgatgatgtagtgcacattAAAAAAACTTTTGCAGTTTAATTCCCATGAACCGAATAAAAAATACaggttaaatgggtttccattgcattttcaactccactgatggttttgtcacaaaatgttttgcattatagcgaatgtgcccactctggtattggcacatGTGCTCTAGCTAATAGATCGCAGCTACAGTGTGGGTATAGTGtacattatgagattattatggacagagtgagattatttttatttgtcaaacctCAGCCAAGCATCAACCATCATGTCACAATAATAAAACCCtcgactttttcacattttgttgtgttacagtctgaatggAAATTaaattcaattgagattttttttcactggcctacacacaataccccataatgtcaaagtggaataattgTTTTACAAATGAATTGGAAATGAAATGCTGAgctatcttgagtcaataagtattcaacgcCTTTATTATGTCAAGTTCAGGAGTGAACATGTGCTTAAAAAGTTGCATAAATTCACActttgtgcaataatagtattcaatgtgatttttgaatgactacctaatctctgtaccccacacatacgatTATTTGTAAATTCCCTCAGCCCAGCAGTGAATTTCgaacacaaattcaaccacaaagatcagggaggttttccaatgcctcgcaaagaatggCCCCTATTGGTAgctgggtaaaaaaaaataaaaaattatacaaagtcgttctgcctctgagcaaggcagttagtggatgtcgattaaggcagacccccgcacctctctgattcagaggggttgggttaaatgcggaagacacatttcagttgaaggcattcagttatacaactgactaggtatcaaatcaaattttatttgtcaaatgcgccgaattcaacaggtaaaatacaacaacatttcaccttacagtgaaatgcttacttacaagcacttaaccaacaatgcagttttaagaaaagacCTAaacaaaagtaagagataagaataacaataattagaaagcagcagtaaataacaatagcggggctatatacaggggtactggtacagagtcaatgtgcaggggcaccggtacagagtcaatgtgcaggggcaccggtgtcgaggaaattgactgcacggccaggcacgactccaacaccatcattaagtttgctgataacacaacagtggtaggcctgatcactgacaatgatgagacattatacatgtaggtagaattattaaagtctcttggatctagacttggcgctccggtaccgcttgccgtgcggtagaacagagaacagtctatgactagggtggctggagtctgacaatttttagggccttcctctgacaccacctggtatagaggtcctggatggcaggaaacttggctccagtaatgtactgggccgtatgcactaccctctgtagtgaccttgcggttggaggctgagcagttgccataccaggcagtgatgcaacccgttatgatgctctcgatggtgtaaaTGTAAAaccttttgtggatctgaggacccatgccaaatcttttcagtctcctgaggggtaataggttttgttgtgccctcttcacaactgttttggtgtgcttggaccatgttagtttgttggtgatgtggacgccaaggaacttgacgctctcaacctgctccactacagccccgtcaatgagaatgggggcgtgctcagtctgccttttcctgtagtccacaatcatctcctttgtcttgattacattgagggacaggttgttgtccttgcaccacacggtcatgtctctgacctcctccctataggctgtctcatcgtagtcggttaccactgttgtgtcatcagcaaacttaatgatggtgttggagttgtgcctggccgtgcagtcatgagtgaacagggagtacaggaggggactgggcatgcacccctgagaggccaccatgttgaggatcagcatggcggatgtgttgttacttacccttaccacctgagggcggcccatcaggaagtccaggatccagttgcagagggaggtgtttagtcccagggtccttatgtcagttaagacacttgccagttggtcagcgcatgctcggagtatacgtcctggtaatctgtctggcccagcggccttgtgaatgttgacctgtttaaaggtcttactcacatcacaAGCAGagtgcgtgatcacacagttgtccggaacagctgatgctctcatgcatgtttcagtgttacttgcctcgaaacTTGCATAGAAGTtttttagcttgtctggtaggctcgtgtcactgggcagctctaagctgtgtttccctttgtaatattttgcaagccctgccacatcagatgagcatcagagccggtgtagtacgattcgatcttagtcctgtattgatgctttgcctgtttgatgggttgtcggagggcataacgggatttcttataagcttccaagttcgagtcccgctccttgaaagcggcagctctaccctttagctcagtgcgaatgttgcctgtaatccatggcatctggttagggtatgtacatacagtcactgtggggacgacgttctcgatgcacttattgataaagccagtgactgatgtggtgtactcctcaatgccaccggaagaatcccggaacatattccagtctgtgctagcaaaacagtcctttagtttagcatctgcctcatctgaccatttttttatagaccgagtcgctggtgcttcctgctttaattttttcttgtaagcaggaatcaggaggttagagttatggtcagattggccaaatggagggtgagggaaagctttgtacctatctctgtgtgtggagtaaaggtggtctctaATTGCTTTtcccctggttgcacatttaacatgctgatagaaattaggtaaaactgatttaagtttccctgcattaaagttcctggccactaggagcgccgcctctggatgagcattttcctgtttgcttatggtggaatacagctcattgagtgtggttttagtgccagcctcgGTCTTTTGTGGTATgtagctacgaaaaatacagatagtgtggtctacagcttatcatgagatactctacctcaagcgagaaaaaccttgagacttccttagatatcgtgcaccagctattaTTTGCAAATATGAATAGGCCCctgccccgtgtcttaccagaggctgctgttctcctgtctcagcctccagtatttatgctgcagtagttaatgtgtcggggggctagggtcagtttgttatatctgaagtacctctcctgtcctattcggtgtcctgtgtgaatctaagtgtgcgttctctaattctctctttctctctctctctctctctcggaggacctgagccctaggaccatgccccaggactacctgacatgatgactccttgctgtccccagtccacctggccatgctgctgctccagtttcaactgttctgccttattattatacgaccatgctggtcatttatgaacatttgatcatcttggccatgttctgttataatctccacccggcacagccagaagaggactggccaccccacatagcctggttcctctctaggtttcttcctaggttttggcctttctagggagtttttcctagccaccgtgcttctacacctgcattgcttgctgtttggggttttaggctgggtttctgtacagcactttgagatatcagctgatgtacgaagggctatataaataaatttgatttgatttgttttgtcttgccgatagagtgtataacccaccagctgtatttTCTTAATGTCgacgttcagccacgactcggtgaaacataaaatattacagtttttcatgtcccgttgataggatatacgtgctttcagttcccCTCATTCATTTTCCAGCGATTGGACGTTAGCTATCAGAACAGAAGGAAAGGGCAGAtaagccactcgtcgcctgatcctcacaggGCATCCTGATCTCTTTCCAAGAAACCTACGTTTCCTTTTCCAgcgaatcacggggatctgggcctggtcgtgTGTCCGTAATATATCCCTTGCGTctgactcattgaagaagaactccttatacaatttgaggtgagtaatcccagttctgatgtccagaagctcttttcggtcataagagacagtagcagcaacattttgTGCAAAAGAAGTTACGaacaacacacaaaaaaacctaacaaaatagcatggttggttaagaatCAATAAGATGGCAGccctcccctccggcgccatcttgtatatatccccctttccctataggttattgtgtgtagataggtaacaaaaaaaaacatataaaccattttaaattcatgctgcaacacaacaaaatgtggaataagtcaaggggcatgaatactttctgaaggcactgtatttatttgaaaggagcatcaagctcatcactgtgcactttcaccaccctgtgaagttcatcataatttatttcatctgtagcctaataacctGCATACTTTCCTGAGCTGTAGTGGGAGGAACAGACGACtagtcatcgcgtgactccaagttgacttcaatatgatggttaatatatcaatatttgagcataaaagcatttccaccgttatttctcacataattaattGTCTagcgttttttgttttgttgggaTTTGGAACGTTTATCGACAAGGCCTGTCGTGACATTTTTTATGcaacatgtactttactcgcataaaaaggttggatggtaAACTGGTCATAGTTAGAAAAAGGTTTAGTCCAAATCAAACATTGGGCataatatttatttaatattatgagtcctataaattaaaatggccaattttgGTGCAattaattagcttaatttctGAGATCcatttatatttcaacaaaataatgttgcatgaatgctaatcttatctgtttctaacgacagaaacgatttcagaacaataTGAGATGGTGTCGAAATCCTCTTTCTTGTTCTTTTTGAAGGGTAACGACCCTTTTGTGAAGAATGATAATAATTGGACTTACCTTCAAATATAACTCAGATATAAAATTACATTAAATGTGAAACAAAAAATGTAACAAGAGGACATGTTTATGCAAGTGTCGCTTCACTAATGTGGCCTATTGACAAGCTGCCTCAGAATTGACCCTGTAGTGTTTGTAGAGTCGCTTCTCTATATCGTATCACCATCACAACAGAAGCACTATCATATATCGCTAAGTCAAGCTAAATGCTTGTGAGaaatattagtgtgtgtgtgtttgtgtgtgcatgtgtgtgtcagactgctATATAAAAACACTTCAAGTTCAGTGTCATTGTATTTGGGGAGAGAGTTGATACCAAGCAGGACTGTCATATACAAGGCCGTAAAAATTGATTTCACTGGGAGAAATTGAACAAGCCTAAGGACAGTTTCTCTGGATTATGGATTGCTCTGAGCTTTTAAATGTTATTGCCTCTCCTTATTGAGAGATTACACTGAGCATCAACATTTTACTCAAATTCAAGGGACAGTAAATCTGTTTTTGTAGGGAGATTGAGTCAGTTTTGTGATCTTTATTGCATTGATATCTACCACAATCCATCAGCAAAAGACCATCACAATGGCTTTACAAGACGTCAGTGGCTTTCAGGACACCCCTATGTCTCACATGTGGAACACTCCTGCCTCACTATCTGGGCCTATGGGAGATACCACTCCTCTCCTGGACATGGCTGATGAAAGGATCCTTGGTTGGGGAAGGTTTAAATCatctgagagagatagaggggtccCTCTGCGCTTTTTCATACCTACTCCTCAGAGCTCTGTTCCTTTCCGCTGTGACAACAGACACACGTCCCTTTCTTCCCTGTCCACCTCCTCATCACCGCCCACCCGCCGCCCATTCCCTTTGTCTCATGGAACCACTACCCTGGCCTTTGTGTTCCAAGGAGGTGTTATAGCAGCGGCAGACACACGTGCCAGCTGCTCAGGGCTTGTCGCCTGTCCCTCTGCCCAGAAGATCCTGCCCATCCACTCCCATTTACTGGTCACCACTTCAGGCAGTGGTGCAGACTGCATGCTATGGGAGAGAATCCTGGCCAGAGAGATCCGCCTTTACCAGCTACGCCACGGCCGCCGCTTGTCAATTACTGGCTCTGCCAAGCTCCTCTCTCATATGCTGCACCCCTTTAAGGGGACTGATGTGTGTGTGGCAGCCACTCTTTGTGGCTGGGATGTAGAGGAGGTTAGGGTGGAGGAATTCAAGGGACAAAGAGTTGATAGGATGGGATCAGGCAGAGACGACAGCATCTCTCCAGCAAAACGGCCCATTGAAGAGACAGTAATGTCAACTAGTGATGCTTGTAGTCAAGATGACTTGACTGACCGTGCCTGTGAGAGAACAAGACATGCAGTAACTGATGTGGACCTGACAAGATCCCCTGTCAGGGATCGTTGTGGCCCAAAGCTGTTCTATGTGTGCAGTGATGGCACCCGGCTGCAGGGAGAGCTCTTCTCGGTTGGCTCAGGTTCGCCTTATGCTTACGGAGTGCTGGATGGAGAGGTGCGGTGGAGCCTGAATGAGGAGGAGGCTATCTCATTGGCCAGAGAAGCTGTGTACAGggccacacacagagatgcatattCAGGGAACTGTGTGGACCTTTTCCACATCACTGCCCAAGGATATTGCCGAAGAGACAGggaggatctgagagaggagtaCCACAGAAAGCGGGAGAGGGTGCTGAAGAGGGGAAAAGAAGAGAGTGAGCAAGATAAGAAATAGGGATTGATAAATAGGGAAGGGGGATGGTtggggttagagggtaggggtagATTTAGCCCATTCATAGCTGCTAATTACCTTTAGCGTCTATTCATGAACGTATATCTTTTGGCCGTGGGAGTTTAATGAAGAGCCCCGACACTCGTGCTGAACGTTAACATTCATCGCTTGCAGtacggttttggaaacataaggaaCGTATATTTCATATCAGCCATATTTCCATGTTAGAGCTCTTGTTTACAGAAAACAGATGGAAGACAGAGGTGACTACCtctgctaattagctatctgcgtctccgaacacctgtgtgtaaacggaagacGGACACCATAATTGTATTGTCACAAAAAAATACTGTCGGCGGCAACTCTGTTAAAACCGGTTGAAATAGTGTAcagtaaatgtagcctatatTTAGCATTTGGGAATTTATTTTCATGTGATATGAAGGTAGAgggctttatgtttctagaactgtACCGCAATTGAGAATTAATTcacgtttagatggagtatttggaTGTTTGGACTGCCAGAGCCAATTCGCCTAGAAACAGAACATGTCAGTTCCTTGGACTATAGGGAGTAATTTTATGCTTCTTTAGTTCATTCTTGGGCTAGGGTAAATTTAAGGAAaatgaatcactggccactttttaCAGAAAGTAAGGGAAATGCATGCAGAGATAGTGGGGCAGATACAGGGtgtgggtggagagggagagaatgaagaggaaagGTTGGCAACAAGCAAGGAATAAATTAGATGAGAGCTGCTGCCACAGTCTGACAGTGAGATACTATTTCTTCTTGGATTAAGTTTAACAGCGGTTGGCATCCTGCCAGTGCAATAGTGGCCGCTCTTAGCATTTGGCGTCTTCGATTCAAAGAAGACAGAAAAGAAAGATGCCGGGAGTCATGCAACATCTTTGGTCTTGACTCTAGGTGTGGGGAAGAGGagatcagtagagagagagaaaatacagagAGGTGGAGTAAAATGGCATGGAGTGGAGTGAAACCTCAGTTCAAATCGAGCAGAGCATCAAGCAAAGTTGGTGAAGATGAGTCTTGAATGGACAACAGCAGTGTCAAACTGGAACAaaaaggaaattgtctaaaattgGAGTGAAGGATACGTCTACGAATGATAGTGATTTGCTTACTTTTTTTGGGTGGGGGGGTGTCTTATTTTGATTCATTGTATTtctgaagaacagaggaagattgcaGTGGGCCTCAAAATAATCTGTACAACAGAAGTTTGTGCTTTGAACTTCGGGGTAGATCACCCGTCAAAAGAGTCATCTCAGGGGTGA
This DNA window, taken from Oncorhynchus tshawytscha isolate Ot180627B linkage group LG10, Otsh_v2.0, whole genome shotgun sequence, encodes the following:
- the LOC112235709 gene encoding proteasome subunit beta type-11-like, which translates into the protein MALQDVSGFQDTPMSHMWNTPASLSGPMGDTTPLLDMADERILGWGRFKSSERDRGVPLRFFIPTPQSSVPFRCDNRHTSLSSLSTSSSPPTRRPFPLSHGTTTLAFVFQGGVIAAADTRASCSGLVACPSAQKILPIHSHLLVTTSGSGADCMLWERILAREIRLYQLRHGRRLSITGSAKLLSHMLHPFKGTDVCVAATLCGWDRCGPKLFYVCSDGTRLQGELFSVGSGSPYAYGVLDGEVRWSLNEEEAISLAREAVYRATHRDAYSGNCVDLFHITAQGYCRRDREDLREEYHRKRERVLKRGKEESEQDKK